The following coding sequences lie in one Miscanthus floridulus cultivar M001 chromosome 9, ASM1932011v1, whole genome shotgun sequence genomic window:
- the LOC136482454 gene encoding UDP-glycosyltransferase 83A1-like, which produces MSSLPAAVEHMIQNGQFRCMVVDYGLAWVLGVAKKAGMRTATLWPSCAAVMAAGLDLPELIADGMLDKDGLPTGKQIPPVGDLQMKLAPLVWNAAGTEEAQKQLFRCLNNILKALGQGTVDLLLCNTAKELEEGILSLHRSILPIGPLPTGLRQGKPVGNFWAEDYSCLSWLDAQPDRSVVYVAFGSIAVLDEEQFHVLARGLELSGRPFLWVVRPGLANTANFPDGFLETVEKTGKVVTWSPQHRVLAHPAVACFVSHCGWNSVMEGVRNGLPFLTWPYFADQFINESYICDVWKTGLRLVKDATGGLVTSEHIAARIENLLNDPATVSRALELQKVASRSIGNDGTSFNNLTAVIKAMKG; this is translated from the exons ATGAGCTCCCTGCCGGCGGCCGTCGAGCACATGATCCAAAACGGCCAGTTTCGCTGCATGGTCGTTGACTACGGCCTGGCGTGGGTGCTCGGCGTCGCCAAGAAGGCTGGCATGCGCACGGCGACGCTCTGGCCGTCGTGCGCTGCGGTGATGGCCGCAGGGTTAGACTTGCCGGAGCTGATCGCTGACGGCATGCTCGACAAGGATG GTTTACCGACGGGCAAACAGATACCCCCGGTAGGCGACCTGCAGATGAAACTGGCGCCGCTCGTATGGAACGCCGCCGGCACGGAGGAGGCGCAGAAGCAGTTATTCCGGTGCCTCAACAACATCCTCAAGGCGCTAGGGCAGGGCACTGTCGACCTCCTGCTGTGCAACACGGCCAAGGAGCTCGAGGAAGGCATCCTGTCCCTGCACCGCAGCATCCTCCCCATCGGGCCATTGCCGACAGGTCTCCGTCAGGGAAAGCCCGTCGGGAATTTCTGGGCAGAGGACTACAGCTGCCTGTCGTGGCTGGACGCACAACCCGACAGGTCAGTTGTCTACGTGGCCTTCGGTAGCATCGCTGTGCTTGACGAGGAACAATTTCATGTGCTCGCTCGTGGGCTGGAGCTGTCAGGGAGACCATTCCTTTGGGTTGTCCGTCCTGGCCTGGCCAATACCGCCAATTTCCCTGACGGTTTCCTCGAAACCGTCGAGAAAACGGGCAAGGTTGTGACATGGTCACCTCAGCACAGGGTTCTCGCCCACCCAGCCGTCGCCTGCTTCGTGTCGCACTGCGGGTGGAACTCGGTGATGGAGGGGGTTAGGAACGGGCTGCCGTTCCTGACCTGGCCGTACTTCGCTGACCAGTTCATCAACGAGAGCTACATCTGCGACGTGTGGAAGACCGGCCTGCGTCTGGTGAAGGACGCCACCGGCGGCCTGGTGACGAGCGAGCACATTGCTGCGCGCATAGAGAACCTGCTGAACGATCCGGCGACCGTGTCTAGGGCGTTGGAGTTGCAGAAGGTTGCATCCAGGAGCATCGGCAACGATGGCACGTCGTTCAACAATCTGACGGCCGTTATTAAGGCCATGAAAGGCTGA